A genome region from Passer domesticus isolate bPasDom1 chromosome 27, bPasDom1.hap1, whole genome shotgun sequence includes the following:
- the TNS4 gene encoding tensin-4, with protein sequence MSQVIESHVLRVGQTVCISSPEESKSLHPAGYPGCSTLPGKYVYYSTETWAQPPSMVHPKARLLPRCAAQPVAEQNSSLERPPAPCQPKEEEENASTEPEAQPVSPSLDITIETLNQMILEIDPTFQPLPCRPVRAAGQPAAQGDAVATKRQEQEAVDIKYIELTPGRATGPDLPQGSPSPSGTPFSRSPQTNSFLPQKGALAGKYSTSDSVVFSSPPGPSSPQPATLSCTRASESSSAPWQCLAGHTDTVSCSPGALSTSPGADNLLKPVQVLRARQRGSWVSQLSTSPGSDTSYILGSSTHSLHNDDSDASAAASLSPASSLGSPCSPSSAIVPHPREAFAQSSPQPRAGGSPSPSLAQKGQASSCPPSILTSTSDIPVLLVNGCLEQGDGPPQLAKAPPSCGRQPPPAGCSPAPRLGGLNNAQSAPALSCLSDTPLRAGQPTMKFVMDTSKFWFKPSISRDRAIQLLRDKEPGAFLVRDSTSFRGSFGLAMKVPGSPSGSQPGEDSSDLVRHFLIESSTKGVHLKGASEELYFGSLSAFVYQHSITPLALPCKLSIPTRDLADGEDSPDCAPEPALSLAKKTAVCNVLYLSSVNVETLTGAPAILKGISCTLELETLPTPTLVHFRVTEQGVTLTDVQRRVFFRRHYPLAAIRFCGMDPENRKWQKYCKSSRIFGFVAKSQTDSENLCHLFAEYDTVQPVSLVIDLLRQLLPSP encoded by the exons ATGTCCCAGGTCATAGAATCCCACGTGCTGCGTGTTGGACAGACTGTGTGCATCTCCTCGCCGGAGGAGAGCAAGAGCCTGCACCCAGCAGGGTACCCGGGCTGCTCCACGCTGCCCGGCAAGTACGTCTACTACTCCACAGAGACCTGGGCTCAGCCCCCCTCCATGGTGCACCCCAAGGCTCGCCTGCTCCCCAGGTGTGCAGCCCAGCCCGTGGCAGAGCAGAATTCCTCCTTGGAGAGACCCCCAGCCCCGTGCCAGccgaaggaggaggaggagaacgCCAGCACGGAGCCCGAGGCTCAGCCAGTGTCTCCCTCCCTGGACATAACCATAGAGACTCTCAACCAGATGATCCTAGAGATTGATCCGACCTTCCAGCCGCTGCCCTGCAGGCCGGTGAGGGCTGCAGGCCAGCCTGCTGCCCAGGGGGACGCTGTGGCCACcaagaggcaggagcaggaggcagtAG aCATCAAGTACATCGAGCTGACACCGGGCAGAGCCACGGGGCCCGACCTGCCccagggctcccccagcccttcGGGCACCCCCTTCTCCAGGTCCCCTCAGACCAACAGCTTCCTGCCCCAAAAAGGAGCCCTGGCAGGCAAATACAGCACCAGTGACAGCGTGGTTTTCTCGAGCCCACCCGGACCCTCGAGTCCCCAGCCGGCCACGCTGAGCTGCACCAGAGCATCCGAGAGCAGCAGCgcaccctggcagtgcctggcaggACACACGGACACAGTTTCCTGCAGCCCCGGGGCTCTCAGCACCTCCCCGGGTGCTGACAATCTGCTAAAGCCCGTGCAGGTGCTGAGGGCCCGGCAGAGGGGGAGCTGGGTGTCCCAGCTCTCcaccagccctggctctgacaCCAGCTACATCCTGGGCAG cagcacccactCTCTCCACAACGACGACTCGGATGCTTCGGCCGCTGCCTCGCTGTCCCCCgccagctccctgggcagcccctgctccccttCCTCTGCCATCGTGCCCCACCCCAGGGAGGCTTTTGCCCAGAGctccccccagcccagggcaggcggctcccccagcccctccctggcgCAGAAGGGCCAGGCCAGCAGCTGCCCCCCCTCCATCCTCACCTCCACGTCCGACATCCCGGTGCTGCTGGTCAACgggtgcctggagcagggagatgGGCCCCCCCAGCTGGCCAAAGCCCCCCCCAGCTGCGGCAGGCAGCCCCCCCCGGCCGGCTGCAGCCCGGCCCCGAGGCTCGGGGGGCTGAACAACGCGCAGTCGGCGCCCGCGCTCAGCTGCCTCTCGGACA CTCCCCTGAGGGCTGGGCAGCCCACCATGAAGTTTGTGATGGACACATCAAAATTCTGGTTCAAGCCAAGCATCAGCAGGGACCGAG CCAtccagctgctgagggacaAGGAGCCGGGCGCGTTCCTGGTGAGGGACAGCACCTCCTTCCGGGGCTCCTTCGGGCTGGCCATGAAGGTTCCTGGCTCTCCCTCCGGCAGCCAGCCAG GCGAGGACAGCAGTGACCTCGTCAGGCACTTCCTCATCGAGTCCTCCACCAAAGGGGTTCACCTGAAGGGCGCCAGCGAGGAGCTGTATTTTG GGAGCCTCTCTGCCTTCGTCTACCAGCACTCCATCACccctctggcactgccctgcaAGCTCAGCATCCCCACCCGAG ATCTCGCTGATGGAGAGGACAGCCCTGACTGCGCCCCCgagcctgccctgtccctggctaAAAAAACTGCAG tgtgcAACGTCCTGTACCTCAGCTCAGTGAACGTGGAGACGCTGACGGGAGCGCCGGCCATCCTGAAGGGCATCTCCTGCACCTTGGAGCTGGAGACGCTGCCCACCCCAACCCTGGTGCACTTCAGGGTGACGGAGCAGGGCGTCACGCTGACCGACGTGCAGAGGAG GGTGTTTTTCAGGCGACACTACCCCTTGGCTGCCATCAGGTTCTGTGGGATGGACCCTGAGAACAGAAA GTGGCAGAAGTACTGCAAGTCCTCCAG AATCTTTGGGTTCGTGGCCAAAAGCCAGACAGACTCGGAGAACCTCTGTCACCTGTTTGCAGAGTACGACACCGTGCAGCCAGTGTCCCTTGTCATCGACCTGCTCcgccagctcctgcccagcccatag